In Leptodesmis sichuanensis A121, the following are encoded in one genomic region:
- the surE gene encoding 5'/3'-nucleotidase SurE — MRLLISNDDGIFALGIRSLANQLAAAGHEVSVVCPDRERSATGHGLTLHQPIRAEVVESVFHPTVKAWACSGTPADCVKLALWALLEDKPDLVLSGINHGSNLGTDVLYSGTVSAAMEGVVEGIPSIALSLTSFTSQDFGPAAAFAQSLVAKLEKHPLPEILLNVNVPAVAAEAIAGVAITRQGIRRYIDVFEKRIDPRGKTYYWLAGELLEDVEESGYLADQAPTDVQAIRNNYITITPLQYNLTCASSLAMFKNLALDFPKNYQSNNLH; from the coding sequence ATGAGACTACTGATTAGTAATGACGATGGCATTTTTGCGTTAGGCATCCGGTCTTTGGCCAACCAACTCGCGGCAGCCGGACATGAAGTGAGTGTAGTGTGCCCCGATCGCGAGCGATCGGCCACCGGACACGGCTTAACCCTGCACCAACCGATTCGTGCAGAAGTCGTAGAGTCCGTGTTTCACCCTACTGTAAAAGCTTGGGCCTGCTCTGGAACTCCAGCCGATTGCGTGAAGTTAGCGCTGTGGGCTTTGTTAGAGGACAAACCTGATCTGGTTCTTTCTGGCATCAATCATGGCTCCAATTTAGGTACGGATGTGCTGTATTCAGGCACTGTATCCGCCGCGATGGAGGGTGTGGTTGAAGGGATTCCCAGCATTGCCTTAAGTTTGACCAGTTTTACCTCTCAAGACTTTGGCCCTGCAGCGGCTTTTGCTCAATCTTTAGTAGCCAAGCTAGAGAAACATCCCCTACCAGAAATTCTGCTGAATGTGAATGTGCCTGCAGTGGCTGCGGAGGCGATCGCGGGAGTTGCCATCACTCGTCAGGGCATCCGGCGATATATTGATGTATTTGAAAAACGGATTGACCCCCGTGGCAAAACCTATTATTGGTTAGCGGGCGAATTATTGGAGGACGTTGAGGAGTCAGGTTACTTAGCAGATCAGGCTCCTACCGACGTACAGGCAATTCGCAATAATTACATCACCATTACCCCTCTGCAATATAACCTCACCTGTGCCAGCAGTCTGGCCATGTTCAAGAACTTAGCATTGGACTTTCCCAAGAATTACCAATCAAATAACTTACATTAA
- the cobM gene encoding precorrin-4 C(11)-methyltransferase, protein MTTSSVLPAYPLPPAVYIVGAGPGDPELLTVKAQRLLTQADVIVLADSLVPQQVLAGTRSDAEIIRTANKVLEDILPILIARVKAGKSVVRLHSGDPSLYGAVQEQMQALLAAEIPFEVVPGISAFQAAAAKLRVELTVPGLVQTIILTRVSGRTQVPAAEELASLAAHQASLCLYLSARHVEAAQQQLMQHYPAATPVAICFRLGWPDEQIWLVPLDQMAAVTAREDLIRTTLYVISPALAAPTVPNAIAQPSFSTPQIAQARSRLYNPEHDHLFRPSRSS, encoded by the coding sequence ATGACTACCTCATCTGTTCTACCCGCCTACCCATTACCCCCTGCCGTTTACATTGTGGGAGCAGGCCCAGGAGATCCTGAATTGCTGACGGTGAAAGCACAGCGATTACTGACCCAGGCCGATGTAATTGTGCTGGCAGACTCTCTGGTTCCTCAACAGGTTTTAGCTGGAACACGATCGGACGCTGAAATCATCCGGACAGCCAACAAAGTTTTAGAAGACATCCTACCTATCCTGATCGCACGGGTGAAGGCAGGTAAATCGGTAGTACGGTTGCATTCAGGTGATCCCAGCTTGTATGGAGCAGTGCAGGAGCAAATGCAAGCGTTATTGGCGGCAGAGATCCCGTTTGAAGTGGTGCCAGGGATCAGTGCATTTCAGGCCGCGGCGGCAAAACTGCGAGTGGAATTAACAGTGCCGGGATTAGTCCAAACCATCATCCTGACCCGTGTGAGTGGCCGGACTCAAGTGCCTGCAGCAGAAGAACTGGCATCGCTGGCGGCTCATCAAGCCAGTCTTTGTCTTTACTTGAGTGCCCGTCATGTAGAAGCGGCTCAACAGCAATTAATGCAGCATTATCCAGCCGCCACTCCCGTTGCCATCTGCTTTCGCCTGGGCTGGCCTGATGAACAAATTTGGCTGGTTCCTCTCGACCAAATGGCTGCTGTGACCGCACGAGAAGATCTGATTCGCACGACTCTGTATGTCATTAGTCCAGCGTTAGCTGCCCCGACTGTCCCCAATGCGATCGCCCAGCCAAGCTTCAGCACACCGCAGATTGCTCAGGCGCGATCGCGACTCTATAACCCAGAGCATGACCATTTGTTCCGTCCTTCCCGTTCATCCTAG
- a CDS encoding AMIN domain-containing protein → MKNSQNNSPHLGCHSSSAASESKFWLPLGVMGTLVSGAIALFPLTVQAASLTQWHYDPTTNRLEVTVDQGTTPRYFLMAQPARIVLDLPDTAVGAVKSQATYSGVVRQIRVSQFQPGLTRIVMELSPDVELAPGQVKLEKANHSTETSRWVLHPLIAQASPIQPSGKIPAPAPTPAVVSEPPPPTQSVAPLPSNEHSHPLPSAPFAVESPAPVQVPPISSEPVLAIGNRVQPEKSVPAQVVKAEKILPPPTPIPIGSDDGLKDPDTSQLGQALSPASKTPPPPNSSPAELAIDTRNAIKISVPPPLSGIPTATPSPSTITGKPLAPAAVTPPITPSSSAIAAKPLAPAAATPPVTNSLPAKPSAIVASPPVMNSFATEMPSTVRVLPNTASTISVPPLSNPQSGSVPSGNATPSLTAVAQATTPLPPQVQLPPLTPLPGAPAPQSTPLPAPMMQGGIPPTSIGIPVPAASTLPGAEGLPTSSIPSLPANQTPLVTVPPLAPNASQAVPPRQAPVVSRPSPTIAPPASAPSVPLQSTPTFSSPEGSASQPKAKPSTVEFGQPLPATGAIALSTFPRGVPTYPAAPSQPAQPATVQPASVQQAFFQSPNPSVLLPLGATLNLVYPGTTSLKLPAGPPLQEVLLLQTEVRDAAGNIIFPQGTYVLGRFDTNGSGSKFIAQAIAVGEKTIPLAAESNPLSNNRELSTTSMAIGSGVGALLGGVVSSFSGLGLVGGAAAGAATSFLASPKQVTLQPGQVIQVQVKQDLVIQ, encoded by the coding sequence ATGAAAAACTCTCAAAACAATTCTCCCCATCTAGGTTGTCACTCCTCCTCTGCCGCTAGTGAGTCGAAATTTTGGCTGCCGTTGGGGGTGATGGGAACCCTGGTATCTGGAGCGATCGCGCTGTTTCCGCTGACGGTTCAGGCCGCATCCCTGACTCAGTGGCATTATGATCCCACCACCAACCGCCTGGAAGTCACCGTAGATCAAGGAACCACTCCCCGGTATTTCTTGATGGCGCAGCCTGCCCGCATTGTTCTGGATTTACCCGATACCGCCGTTGGTGCCGTCAAATCTCAAGCCACCTACTCTGGTGTAGTTCGTCAAATCCGAGTTTCTCAATTTCAACCCGGATTAACGCGCATTGTGATGGAACTGTCCCCAGATGTGGAATTGGCTCCGGGGCAAGTCAAGTTAGAGAAAGCCAATCACTCCACCGAAACCTCCCGCTGGGTACTCCATCCCCTGATTGCTCAGGCATCGCCAATTCAGCCCTCTGGCAAAATCCCGGCTCCTGCCCCCACCCCCGCTGTGGTTTCAGAACCTCCTCCCCCAACTCAATCGGTTGCCCCGCTCCCCTCGAATGAGCATTCTCATCCCTTACCTTCTGCCCCCTTCGCCGTTGAAAGTCCTGCTCCCGTTCAGGTGCCTCCCATAAGTTCGGAGCCTGTTCTAGCAATAGGGAATCGCGTACAGCCCGAAAAATCGGTTCCTGCTCAGGTGGTCAAGGCGGAAAAAATCCTTCCTCCCCCAACTCCGATCCCCATTGGTTCAGATGACGGCTTGAAGGATCCAGATACCTCTCAATTGGGTCAGGCACTATCACCTGCCTCAAAAACACCGCCACCGCCCAATTCATCCCCTGCGGAACTGGCGATCGATACTCGTAACGCCATTAAAATTTCCGTCCCGCCCCCCCTGTCAGGCATCCCAACAGCAACCCCAAGCCCATCTACGATTACCGGCAAGCCTCTAGCTCCTGCTGCGGTTACACCGCCTATCACCCCAAGCTCATCCGCAATTGCTGCCAAGCCTCTGGCTCCTGCTGCGGCTACACCGCCTGTCACCAACTCTCTGCCTGCGAAACCGTCTGCGATCGTGGCATCTCCACCCGTCATGAATTCCTTCGCAACGGAGATGCCCTCTACAGTTCGGGTATTACCAAACACCGCTTCTACCATCAGCGTTCCACCATTGAGCAATCCCCAATCTGGTTCAGTGCCCTCTGGAAACGCTACTCCATCCCTGACTGCTGTTGCCCAGGCCACAACCCCCTTGCCTCCCCAGGTACAACTTCCTCCTTTGACTCCCCTGCCGGGTGCGCCTGCTCCCCAGTCCACCCCTCTCCCGGCACCTATGATGCAGGGAGGGATACCACCTACCTCAATCGGGATCCCTGTTCCAGCGGCCAGCACGCTTCCAGGAGCAGAGGGATTACCGACCTCCTCAATTCCCAGTCTTCCAGCCAATCAGACTCCTTTAGTAACAGTTCCTCCTCTGGCTCCCAATGCCAGTCAGGCTGTTCCTCCAAGACAGGCTCCTGTTGTCTCCCGGCCATCACCCACGATCGCTCCTCCGGCTTCTGCGCCCTCGGTGCCATTGCAATCCACGCCAACCTTCAGTTCTCCAGAAGGATCTGCATCTCAGCCCAAAGCCAAGCCATCTACAGTCGAATTTGGGCAACCCTTACCGGCTACAGGAGCGATCGCCTTAAGTACCTTCCCACGCGGAGTGCCCACCTATCCTGCAGCCCCCTCGCAACCTGCACAGCCTGCCACCGTTCAACCTGCCAGTGTTCAGCAGGCGTTCTTTCAATCTCCAAATCCATCAGTTCTACTACCCCTGGGAGCAACCTTAAATTTGGTGTATCCAGGAACTACCTCCTTAAAACTCCCCGCTGGGCCACCTTTACAGGAGGTACTATTGCTGCAAACTGAAGTGCGAGACGCAGCGGGAAACATAATTTTTCCTCAAGGCACTTATGTCCTGGGTCGGTTTGATACCAATGGCAGTGGCAGTAAGTTTATCGCTCAGGCGATCGCAGTAGGTGAGAAAACTATTCCTCTCGCAGCCGAATCCAATCCCTTAAGTAATAACCGGGAGTTGTCTACCACTTCAATGGCGATCGGTTCTGGGGTAGGAGCGCTGTTGGGCGGAGTTGTCAGCAGTTTTTCAGGACTGGGATTGGTGGGTGGTGCGGCGGCTGGAGCGGCAACCTCATTTCTGGCTTCCCCTAAACAAGTCACCTTACAACCGGGGCAGGTGATTCAGGTGCAAGTCAAACAGGATCTGGTGATTCAGTAG
- a CDS encoding GvpL/GvpF family gas vesicle protein, with the protein MHAYVLLKTPTEPLVLPEGTVGCLQLVGNEWLSVVVEPDLSLAALQQDDALLLQAVLAHDRIIRALFCQTTVLPLRFTSFSPIDSLLADLHQHQQRYLEILNQLEGKAEYTVTLTPIQQPETPISPNLTGKAYFLARKQQVQTQHAERQRQREELQMILATVADCYPYKIATLPETESQQIHILLPKVEEDTLWQVASAFNEKFPRWQINLGEALPPYHFVDSDS; encoded by the coding sequence ATGCACGCCTACGTTCTGCTGAAAACGCCAACAGAGCCACTCGTCTTACCAGAGGGGACTGTCGGATGTTTGCAACTTGTGGGAAATGAGTGGCTGTCAGTAGTGGTCGAACCGGATTTATCTTTAGCCGCCTTGCAGCAGGATGATGCGCTGTTACTGCAGGCGGTTCTAGCGCACGATCGCATCATCCGAGCGTTATTCTGTCAAACTACCGTTCTGCCGCTACGGTTTACTAGCTTTTCGCCTATAGACAGCTTGCTGGCCGACTTGCATCAGCACCAGCAGCGCTATTTAGAGATTTTGAACCAGCTTGAAGGCAAAGCGGAGTATACCGTAACTCTGACACCCATTCAGCAGCCAGAAACTCCTATTTCGCCCAATTTGACTGGAAAAGCTTACTTTTTAGCGCGTAAACAGCAAGTGCAGACTCAGCACGCGGAGCGCCAACGGCAAAGAGAAGAGTTGCAGATGATCCTGGCCACAGTCGCTGATTGCTACCCTTACAAGATCGCGACCTTACCAGAAACAGAGTCCCAACAGATTCACATATTACTTCCCAAAGTTGAGGAAGATACCTTGTGGCAGGTTGCGAGCGCGTTTAATGAAAAATTTCCCCGCTGGCAAATTAACCTGGGGGAAGCGCTTCCCCCATATCATTTTGTTGATTCAGATAGTTGA
- a CDS encoding bifunctional riboflavin kinase/FAD synthetase, with translation MTPTAVALGNFDGIHQGHRRVIQPILKSPDRPNPPPYTTVVTFHPHPQEFFTGQPRSLLTPLEEKVAQLQILGVDQLVMLPFDRELASLTPEHFVAEILVKGLQAKQISVGQDFCFGRHRTGTAQDLCTIAAEYGIDVTIAPLKLLDGHRISSSAIRAALQQGDIQQANYLLGRPYSLVGEVVQGQQVGRKLGFPTANLRFPPEKFLPRLGVYAVWANLCDRVNGVLTESSSAIPGVMNLGYRPTVDGHGLVAEVHLFDWSADLYGKTLSVHFIQFVRPEQKFAALDELKAQIQSDCLVAQAVLSNFNHL, from the coding sequence TTGACTCCTACTGCCGTTGCTCTGGGAAATTTTGATGGCATTCATCAAGGGCATCGGCGGGTGATTCAGCCTATTCTCAAATCGCCCGATCGCCCCAACCCGCCTCCTTACACCACAGTCGTTACATTCCATCCCCATCCTCAAGAGTTTTTTACAGGCCAGCCTCGCAGTCTGCTCACCCCTCTGGAAGAAAAAGTGGCTCAGTTGCAAATTCTGGGCGTGGATCAACTGGTCATGCTTCCCTTCGATCGGGAATTAGCCAGCCTCACGCCAGAGCATTTTGTGGCAGAGATTTTAGTCAAAGGCTTACAAGCTAAACAAATCAGCGTGGGGCAGGATTTTTGCTTTGGCCGACACCGCACGGGAACGGCTCAGGATTTGTGCACGATCGCGGCAGAATATGGCATCGACGTGACGATCGCTCCCCTGAAATTACTGGATGGTCATCGAATCAGTAGCTCGGCGATTCGGGCTGCCCTGCAGCAGGGGGATATTCAGCAGGCCAATTATTTACTGGGACGGCCCTATAGCCTGGTCGGAGAAGTGGTTCAGGGGCAGCAGGTAGGCCGCAAACTGGGTTTTCCGACAGCCAATCTGAGGTTTCCCCCAGAAAAGTTTTTGCCTCGCTTGGGCGTGTATGCGGTTTGGGCAAATTTGTGCGATCGCGTCAATGGCGTACTCACTGAATCCAGTTCTGCCATTCCCGGTGTCATGAATCTGGGCTATCGTCCCACCGTTGATGGCCACGGCTTAGTAGCGGAAGTGCATCTGTTCGACTGGTCAGCCGACTTGTATGGCAAGACCCTATCCGTCCACTTTATTCAATTCGTTCGACCAGAGCAAAAATTCGCTGCCTTAGATGAATTGAAAGCTCAGATTCAATCCGACTGCCTGGTGGCTCAAGCTGTTCTGTCGAATTTCAACCATCTGTAA
- a CDS encoding YncE family protein, which produces MAQSNLLQLAQEGDANAIAALMNASLQVIGVSARAVLRDGDLHVLLESERALAPSPAIEFIRRGLMRLGLGWVSSTIVYSRILGQSTPNWIQRVSLKPPELETNPFVLDSTTVINSAAPLEPAAETLETASLEATTDKPPLFPPLPRWNQASPLTLALWLSLPLMFVMSSTIIWFRYLWGDTPQVIVKADKTVAPPQEDAPPPANKTATPPKENTAPQTDKTDFISLAKDEGYQAYLIGLQAQSKGDWQKAASHWRRAIAHLKAVPDNNPQKAIAQQKLAEYQGHLEFVMREKLGNPSMELVKTITGTLSPKSVVSSDKGLFFAQNMMYNHSITVYNRQYDLVKTISDQISLADYGYPQFPGVQNGAPVEAAFTRDGSTAWVSNYQMYGAGFTSSADDDCSPDQNHEQSFLYRIGTEKLAIDNVVQVGAVPKYVATMPDNRYVLASNWCSWDVSVIDPQQNKEIHRIQLGPYPRGIVVDNASQMAYVAVMGSYDIAAINLKDFSVDWLRGIGHSPRHLNLDPSGQYLYATLNGEGQVAKIDLASRAVMAKVATGTSPRSMAISNDGQFLYVVNYDSDSVSKVRTSDMQVVQSVAVNSAPIGITYDGDTNQVWVACYSGSIQVFQD; this is translated from the coding sequence ATGGCACAGTCAAATCTTTTACAGTTAGCGCAAGAGGGGGATGCCAACGCGATCGCAGCCCTCATGAATGCCAGTTTGCAGGTCATTGGTGTGTCTGCCAGGGCCGTTTTGCGGGATGGGGATCTGCACGTCTTGTTGGAATCTGAACGGGCATTGGCTCCCTCTCCAGCGATCGAGTTTATTCGACGGGGACTGATGCGGCTGGGGTTGGGATGGGTGTCTTCCACGATCGTCTACAGCCGTATCCTGGGGCAAAGCACGCCCAACTGGATCCAGCGGGTCTCCCTGAAACCACCGGAGTTGGAAACGAATCCTTTTGTTCTGGATTCAACCACAGTGATTAATTCAGCGGCTCCGCTGGAACCTGCTGCGGAAACTCTAGAAACGGCCAGTCTGGAAGCCACCACTGACAAACCGCCTCTGTTTCCTCCCCTCCCCCGCTGGAATCAGGCCAGTCCCCTGACGCTGGCGCTGTGGCTGAGTCTGCCCCTGATGTTTGTCATGAGCAGTACGATCATCTGGTTTCGCTACCTGTGGGGAGATACACCACAAGTAATAGTCAAAGCTGACAAAACCGTAGCCCCCCCGCAGGAGGACGCTCCACCTCCAGCAAATAAAACTGCAACACCTCCAAAGGAAAACACTGCACCCCAAACGGACAAAACTGATTTCATTAGTCTTGCCAAAGATGAGGGCTATCAAGCCTATCTGATCGGACTGCAGGCTCAGTCTAAAGGAGATTGGCAGAAAGCAGCCAGTCATTGGCGACGGGCGATCGCACACCTGAAAGCGGTTCCCGATAACAATCCACAAAAGGCGATCGCGCAGCAGAAACTGGCGGAATATCAGGGCCATCTGGAGTTTGTGATGCGGGAAAAACTGGGCAATCCCAGTATGGAGTTGGTGAAAACGATTACGGGTACTCTTTCCCCAAAGTCCGTCGTCTCCTCGGATAAGGGGCTGTTCTTTGCCCAAAACATGATGTACAACCATAGCATCACCGTCTATAACCGCCAGTACGATCTGGTCAAAACTATTTCCGATCAAATTAGTCTGGCTGATTACGGCTACCCCCAATTTCCTGGCGTTCAGAATGGTGCTCCCGTAGAGGCGGCTTTTACCAGAGACGGCAGCACTGCGTGGGTATCCAACTATCAGATGTACGGGGCAGGCTTTACCAGTTCCGCCGATGATGATTGCAGCCCCGATCAAAATCATGAGCAGAGTTTTCTGTACCGGATTGGCACCGAGAAGTTGGCGATCGACAACGTAGTGCAGGTGGGAGCTGTGCCCAAATATGTCGCCACCATGCCGGACAATCGCTACGTGCTGGCCAGTAACTGGTGTAGCTGGGATGTCAGTGTCATTGATCCTCAGCAGAATAAGGAAATCCACCGCATCCAGCTTGGCCCTTACCCGCGTGGCATTGTTGTGGATAATGCTTCCCAAATGGCCTATGTGGCAGTGATGGGGTCTTACGATATTGCCGCCATTAACTTAAAGGATTTTTCAGTCGATTGGCTGCGCGGCATTGGGCATTCTCCCCGTCACCTGAATCTGGATCCCAGTGGTCAATATCTCTATGCCACGCTAAATGGGGAAGGCCAGGTGGCCAAAATCGATCTGGCGAGTAGAGCCGTAATGGCGAAGGTGGCTACCGGTACATCTCCTCGCAGTATGGCCATTTCCAATGACGGACAATTTCTCTATGTCGTAAATTACGACTCTGACTCAGTGAGCAAAGTCCGCACATCAGATATGCAGGTGGTGCAAAGTGTGGCGGTGAATTCGGCTCCGATCGGCATCACCTATGATGGAGACACTAATCAAGTTTGGGTGGCCTGCTATTCCGGCAGCATCCAGGTGTTTCAGGACTAG
- a CDS encoding DUF3172 domain-containing protein: protein MAKRRPRSPGYSNSYDRDYDRNFDDYGPAEEKSSPQPSVQQPRKSFLASLFNATTIFVLAGVFILGIGVGMAFASMGSLGANTGGTKIVTQYELDNKAPNSDLCVQFGASAIVTDMRVFVTLNPLNFFVSQPVSQPGCVLRNNNWSILEQRGLVNQEQVRSCKQRMNTFGFTRSLEDNPQIDCIYQNDVAKNLFLDKGPTGRAGESENNRF from the coding sequence ATGGCAAAACGTCGTCCCCGATCTCCGGGCTATAGCAACAGTTACGATCGTGACTACGATCGCAATTTTGATGACTATGGGCCTGCTGAGGAAAAGTCCAGCCCTCAACCCTCTGTCCAACAACCCCGTAAATCCTTCCTGGCATCCCTGTTTAATGCCACGACAATTTTTGTCCTGGCAGGCGTGTTCATTCTTGGGATTGGGGTTGGCATGGCCTTTGCTTCAATGGGTAGTCTGGGTGCGAATACGGGTGGTACCAAAATTGTGACTCAGTACGAGTTGGACAATAAAGCGCCCAATTCCGATCTCTGTGTGCAGTTTGGAGCCAGTGCGATCGTCACGGATATGCGGGTATTCGTGACCCTCAATCCCCTTAACTTCTTTGTGTCCCAACCTGTTTCTCAACCCGGTTGCGTGTTGCGGAACAACAACTGGTCAATTCTGGAACAACGAGGATTAGTGAACCAGGAGCAGGTTCGCAGTTGTAAGCAGCGAATGAATACCTTTGGCTTTACCAGATCCTTAGAGGATAATCCCCAAATCGATTGCATTTATCAGAATGATGTCGCCAAGAATCTGTTCTTGGATAAAGGCCCAACAGGTCGGGCTGGCGAATCAGAAAACAACCGATTCTAG
- the pheS gene encoding phenylalanine--tRNA ligase subunit alpha: MTVQSADLEAQLDAIRLEAQQALAAADSLEQLEQLRVKYLGKKGPIPQVLGSMGKLEASDRPRIGARANEVKDAIQSDLEQRRTALQTAQLQAQLESETLDVTMPGVYRPQGRIHPLNGMMDRVIDIFVGLGYTVAEGPEMETDYYNFEALNFLPDHPARDMQDTLYLPDGNILRTHTSSVQIRYMEANEPPVRIVMPGRCYRRDTVDATHTAVFHQIEFLAIDEGLTFTDLKGTIRMFLEQLFGEVPIRMRPSFFPFTEPSAEVDLQWKGRWLEIMGCGMVDPNVLKAVGYDPEVYTGFAGGLGVERLAAVLHQIDDIRRLYTSDLRFLRQF; this comes from the coding sequence ATGACTGTTCAGTCTGCCGATTTAGAAGCTCAACTTGATGCTATTCGCCTGGAAGCCCAGCAAGCGTTAGCCGCAGCAGATTCCCTGGAGCAATTAGAACAACTGCGCGTGAAATATTTGGGCAAAAAAGGGCCAATTCCCCAGGTGTTGGGCAGCATGGGGAAATTGGAGGCCAGCGATCGTCCTCGAATTGGGGCGCGGGCCAATGAAGTGAAAGATGCGATTCAGTCTGACCTGGAGCAACGTCGCACTGCGTTACAAACGGCTCAATTGCAGGCCCAACTGGAATCTGAAACCCTGGATGTCACTATGCCGGGAGTATACCGTCCCCAGGGGCGCATTCATCCCCTGAACGGCATGATGGATCGGGTGATCGATATCTTTGTGGGATTGGGTTACACGGTGGCGGAAGGCCCAGAGATGGAGACAGACTACTATAACTTTGAGGCGTTGAACTTCTTGCCCGACCATCCAGCAAGAGATATGCAGGATACGCTTTATCTGCCCGATGGCAATATTCTGCGGACTCATACCTCTTCGGTGCAAATTCGGTATATGGAGGCCAACGAACCCCCTGTACGAATTGTCATGCCAGGTCGGTGTTACCGTCGGGATACGGTAGATGCCACCCATACAGCGGTGTTCCACCAAATTGAGTTTCTGGCGATCGATGAGGGTTTAACCTTCACCGATCTCAAAGGGACGATTCGGATGTTCCTGGAACAATTATTCGGGGAAGTGCCAATTCGGATGCGGCCCAGTTTCTTTCCCTTCACGGAACCTTCGGCAGAAGTCGATTTGCAGTGGAAAGGACGCTGGCTGGAAATTATGGGCTGCGGCATGGTTGATCCTAACGTCCTGAAGGCAGTTGGGTATGACCCGGAAGTTTACACTGGGTTTGCGGGTGGACTGGGTGTTGAACGATTGGCTGCTGTATTACACCAAATCGACGATATTCGTCGCTTGTACACCAGCGATTTACGCTTCCTGCGCCAGTTTTAG
- a CDS encoding MBL fold metallo-hydrolase: MSGLLEHFVINFWGVRGSIASPGTGTVRYGGNTPCVEMLVGGKRLIFDGGTGIRVLGQSLLSQMPVEGHLFFTHSHWDHIQGFPFFTPAFIKGNHFSIYGAIAPDGSTIEQRLTDQMKHPNFPVPLQVMGADLKFIDVEIGVPIQIGDVCVENAPLNHPGQAIGYRVNWRGYSAAYVTDTEHFLDRLDEHVLKLADQADVLIYDATYSDEEYYSETASKIGWGHSTWQEAVKIARAAGVKTLVIFHHDPLHDDEYLDQIGMQVSQAFPSGLMAREGLSIQVYTPPLTSRFMQEAKVSVPPTAWQTSMSKCKACE; the protein is encoded by the coding sequence ATGTCCGGTTTATTAGAACACTTTGTTATCAACTTCTGGGGGGTTCGAGGAAGTATTGCCAGCCCTGGAACAGGAACTGTTCGCTATGGCGGTAATACACCCTGTGTGGAAATGCTGGTTGGAGGGAAACGACTGATCTTTGATGGGGGCACGGGAATTCGCGTGTTGGGTCAGTCGCTGCTCTCCCAAATGCCTGTAGAAGGGCACCTGTTTTTTACCCACTCCCACTGGGATCATATTCAGGGCTTTCCGTTTTTTACGCCTGCTTTCATTAAAGGCAATCATTTTTCCATTTACGGCGCGATCGCCCCTGATGGCTCTACCATTGAACAGCGATTGACGGATCAAATGAAGCATCCCAACTTTCCAGTTCCCTTGCAGGTCATGGGAGCGGATCTGAAGTTTATTGATGTCGAGATCGGAGTGCCAATTCAAATTGGGGATGTTTGTGTGGAAAATGCTCCCCTCAATCACCCTGGTCAGGCGATCGGCTATCGGGTAAACTGGCGGGGATACTCCGCCGCTTATGTGACCGATACCGAGCATTTTCTCGATCGCCTGGATGAGCACGTCTTGAAACTGGCGGATCAGGCGGATGTGCTGATTTATGACGCAACCTATTCCGATGAAGAGTACTACTCAGAAACAGCTAGCAAGATTGGGTGGGGCCATTCTACCTGGCAAGAAGCGGTTAAAATCGCTAGAGCCGCAGGCGTAAAAACCCTGGTCATTTTCCATCACGATCCGCTCCACGACGATGAATACCTGGATCAGATTGGGATGCAGGTCAGCCAAGCCTTTCCCAGTGGACTGATGGCCAGAGAAGGACTGTCAATTCAGGTCTATACTCCTCCGTTGACCTCCAGGTTTATGCAAGAAGCAAAGGTTTCAGTTCCCCCCACTGCATGGCAAACAAGTATGTCAAAATGTAAAGCGTGCGAGTAA
- a CDS encoding ATP-binding protein yields MIAVSSRPAKRSWNTVSFASTLYLVPILDLLLAEIPPQWRSEVRLGLQEALVNAAKHGNKLDPNKTVLVRFSVVADQYWWVISDQGTGFKPPESCDTASLEENIACQENECGRGLYILYQVFDQVVWNGQGTELRLCKRVKGNSRLPLVP; encoded by the coding sequence GTGATAGCCGTCTCATCCCGTCCAGCTAAACGCAGTTGGAACACAGTTAGCTTTGCTTCCACGCTTTATCTGGTTCCGATTCTCGATCTACTGCTTGCTGAGATTCCACCTCAGTGGCGTTCAGAGGTTCGTCTTGGACTTCAAGAAGCCCTGGTTAACGCCGCCAAGCATGGCAATAAGTTGGATCCCAATAAAACGGTTCTGGTGCGTTTTTCGGTCGTGGCTGACCAATACTGGTGGGTGATTTCCGATCAGGGGACAGGCTTTAAACCTCCTGAAAGTTGCGACACTGCCAGCTTGGAAGAGAATATAGCTTGTCAAGAGAATGAATGCGGTCGGGGTTTGTATATTCTCTATCAGGTATTTGACCAAGTTGTATGGAATGGCCAGGGAACAGAATTAAGGTTATGCAAGCGAGTAAAAGGTAACTCCAGGCTACCTCTAGTTCCTTAA